One window of Cervus elaphus chromosome 6, mCerEla1.1, whole genome shotgun sequence genomic DNA carries:
- the LOC122696154 gene encoding LOW QUALITY PROTEIN: 60 kDa SS-A/Ro ribonucleoprotein-like (The sequence of the model RefSeq protein was modified relative to this genomic sequence to represent the inferred CDS: inserted 1 base in 1 codon), whose amino-acid sequence MEESVSQMQPLNEKQIANSEDGYVWQVTDMNRLHRFLCFGSEGGTYYIKEQKLGLENAEALIRLIEDGRGCEVIQEIKSFSQEGRXAKPEPTLSALAICSQCSDISTKQAAFKAVPEVCRIPTHLFTFIQFKKDLKESMKCGMWGRALRKAVADWYNEKGGMALALAVTKYKQRNGWSHKDLLRLSHLKPSSEELAIVTKYITKGWKEVHELYKEKALSVEAEKLLKYLKAVEKVKHTKDELEVLHLIEEHRLVREHLLTNHLKSKEVWKALLQEMPLTALLRNLGKMTANSVLEPGNSEVSLVCEKLCNEKLLKKAHIHPFHVLIALETYKTGHGLRGKLKWCPDEEILQALDAAFYKTFKTVEPTGKCFLLAINVSASIDQRVLGSVLNASTVAAAMCMVVTRTEKDSSIVAFSDEMVPCPVTTDMTLQQVLLAMSQIPAGETDCSLPMIWAQKTNTAADIFIIFTVNETFAGSVHPATALREYRKNMDIPAKLIVCGMTSSGFTIADPDDRGMLDMCGFDTGALDVIRSFTLDMI is encoded by the exons ATGGAGGAATCTGTAAGCCAAATGCAGCCACTGAATGAGAAGCAGATAGCTAATTCTGAAGACGGGTATGTGTGGCAAGTCACTGATATGAATCGGCTACACCGGTTCTTATGTTTTGGTTCTGAAGGTGGGACTTACTATATCAAAGAACAGAAGCTGGGCCTTGAGAATGCTGAAGCTTTAATCAGATTGAttgaagatggcagaggatgtgAAGTGATACAGGAAATAAAGTCCTTTAGTCAAGAAGGCA ATGCAAAGCCGGAACCCACGCTCTCTGCCCTCGCCATTTGCTCCCAGTGTTCTGACATAAGCACCAAACAAGCCGCCTTCAAAGCTGTTCCTGAAGTTTGTCGCATCCCTACACACCTTTTTACTTTTATACAGTTTAAGAAAGATCTAAAGGAAAGCATGaagtgtggcatgtggggtcgTGCCCTCCGGAAGGCTGTAGCAGACTGGTACAATGAAAAGGGTGGCATGGCCCTCGCCCTGGCAGTTACAAAATACAAACAGAGAAATGGCTGGTCTCACAAAGATCTGTTAAGACTGTCTCATCTTAAACCTTCCAGTGAAGAACTTGCTATTGTCACCAAATATATTACAAAGGGCTGGAAAGAggtccatgaactgtataaagaAAAAGCACTTTCTGTGGAGgctgaaaaattattaaagtatCTCAAGGCTGTAGAGAAAGTGAAGCACACAAAAGATGAACTGGAAGTCCTTCATCTGATAGAAGAGCACAGACTGGTTAGGGAACATCTCCTAACAAATCACTTAAAGTCTAAAGAGGTATGGAAGGCTTTGTTACAAGAAATGCCTCTCACAGCATTATTAAGGAATCTGGGAAAGATGACAGCTAACTCAGTGCTTGAACCAGGAAACTCAGAAGTGTCTTTAGTATGTGAAAAGCTGTGTaatgaaaaactgttaaaaaaggCTCATATACATCCATTTCATGTTTTAATTGCGTTAGAAACTTATAAGACAGGTCATGGGCTCAGAGGAAAACTGAAGTGGTGCCCCGATGAAGAAATTCTGCAAGCTTTGGATGCCgctttttataaaacatttaagacAGTCGAGCCAACTGGAAAGTGTTTCTTACTGGCAATCAATGTCAGTGCTTCTATAGACCAAAGAGTTTTGGGTAGTGTACTCAATGCAAGCACAGTGGCTGCAGCAATGTGCATGGTTGTCACACGAACAGAGAAAGATTCTTCTATAGTTGCTTTTTCAGATGAAATGGTACCATGTCCAGTGACTACAGATATGACCTTACAACAAGTTTTACTAGCTATGAGTCAGATCCCAGCAGGTGAAACTGATTGCTCTCTTCCGATGATCTGGGCTCAAAAGACAAATACAGCTGCCGATATCTTCATCATATTCACTGTTAACGAGACCTTTGCTGGAAGTGTCCATCCTGCTACCGCTCTGAGGGAATATCGAAAGAATATGGATATTCCAGCTAAATTGATTGTTTGTGGAATGACATCAAGTGGCTTTACCATTGCAGACCCAGATGACAGAGGCATGCTGGACATGTGTGGCTTTGATACTGGAGCTCTGGATGTGATTCGAAGTTTCACATTAGATATGATTTAA